In one Vibrio sp. VB16 genomic region, the following are encoded:
- the moaA gene encoding GTP 3',8-cyclase MoaA yields the protein MAIQFEDKFKRKFYYLRLSVTDVCNFKCTYCLPDGYKPSGRKNSSFLSIPEVKRIVGAFASCGTSKVRITGGEPTLRKDFNDIVQTIATTDGINKVAMTTNGYRMESQVADWREAGLTHINVSLDSLDPRMFYQITGENKFSNVMSGIDRAFEVGYEQVKVNVVLMKDLNSGELPAFLNWIKDRPIQLRFIELMQTGEMDSFFDKYHKSGVSIQNKLIAEGWIPKVAEANDGPAKVYIHPDYRGEIGLIMPYEKHFCESCNRLRVSAMGKLHLCLFGEQGVELRDLLQEDTQADALIDRIQAQLQTKSVSHFLQDGNTGMTPHLASIGG from the coding sequence GTGGCGATACAATTCGAAGATAAATTTAAACGCAAGTTTTATTACTTGCGTCTCTCTGTTACAGATGTCTGTAACTTCAAATGCACATACTGTCTTCCTGATGGCTATAAGCCTTCGGGGCGTAAAAATTCGTCTTTTTTATCCATACCGGAAGTGAAACGTATCGTTGGTGCGTTCGCTAGTTGTGGTACCTCTAAGGTACGCATAACCGGTGGTGAGCCGACTTTACGTAAAGATTTCAATGATATCGTACAAACCATTGCCACTACTGATGGAATTAACAAGGTGGCAATGACAACCAACGGGTATCGTATGGAATCTCAGGTTGCCGATTGGCGTGAGGCAGGATTAACCCACATTAACGTGAGTCTGGATAGCTTAGACCCTCGAATGTTTTACCAAATCACGGGAGAGAATAAATTTTCCAACGTGATGTCCGGTATAGATAGAGCTTTCGAGGTCGGATACGAGCAGGTCAAAGTCAACGTTGTCTTAATGAAAGATCTTAATAGCGGTGAATTACCTGCTTTTCTTAATTGGATTAAAGATCGACCTATACAGCTAAGATTTATAGAGTTGATGCAAACCGGAGAGATGGATTCATTCTTCGACAAATACCATAAATCAGGTGTGAGCATCCAGAATAAACTCATCGCAGAAGGTTGGATTCCAAAGGTAGCAGAAGCGAATGATGGGCCTGCAAAAGTATATATTCACCCTGATTACAGAGGTGAAATAGGCTTGATTATGCCTTATGAAAAGCATTTTTGTGAGAGTTGTAACCGATTAAGAGTTTCCGCGATGGGCAAATTACACCTTTGCTTGTTTGGTGAGCAAGGCGTTGAGCTCAGAGACCTTCTTCAAGAAGACACGCAAGCGGATGCATTAATCGACCGTATTCAAGCTCAACTCCAAACTAAATCAGTCAGCCACTTTCTACAAGATGGTAATACTGGAATGACGCCACATCTCGCCTCCATTGGCGGCTAA
- the moaE gene encoding molybdopterin synthase catalytic subunit MoaE, giving the protein MTYSVSVMREDFSVAEEYDLLAQGSSAGAVAMFSGKVRDMNLGSNVTGLTLEHYPGMTEKALSDICQQALERWPLQKVRVIHRIGDLDIGDQIVFVGVTSAHRGASFEACEFVMDFLKTKAPFWKKERTTEACRWIDSRASDHKAASRWTEK; this is encoded by the coding sequence ATGACGTATTCCGTTTCTGTAATGCGTGAAGACTTCTCTGTGGCAGAAGAATACGATTTGTTAGCACAGGGGTCATCTGCCGGTGCTGTCGCCATGTTTTCCGGCAAAGTAAGAGACATGAATTTGGGCAGTAATGTTACGGGGCTTACGCTAGAGCATTACCCTGGCATGACTGAAAAAGCACTTTCTGATATCTGTCAGCAAGCACTAGAGCGTTGGCCGCTGCAAAAAGTGCGTGTGATACATCGGATTGGTGATCTCGATATTGGTGATCAAATTGTCTTTGTTGGGGTAACAAGCGCCCATCGTGGTGCCTCTTTTGAAGCATGCGAATTTGTAATGGACTTTCTTAAAACCAAAGCGCCATTTTGGAAAAAAGAAAGGACAACAGAAGCATGTCGTTGGATTGACTCTCGGGCGTCGGATCATAAAGCCGCTTCTCGTTGGACTGAAAAATGA
- the uvrB gene encoding excinuclease ABC subunit UvrB: protein MSKEYNLVSDYKPSGDQPTAIVKLLDGLENGLAHQTLLGVTGSGKTFTLANVIAQSKRPTIILAPNKTLAAQLYGEMKAFFPNNAVEYFVSYYDYYQPEAYVPTTDTFIEKDSSINSHIEQMRLSATKALLERKDAIIIASVSAIYGLGDPDSYLKMMLHVRRGDHLNQRDVIRRLAELQYTRNDVSFERGQFRVRGEVIDVFPAESDQEAVRIEMFDEEIECISLFDPLTGAINQRDLPRFTVYPKTHYVTPREKILESIEHIKVELKSRKAYLLENNKLLEEQRISQRTQFDLEMMNELGFCSGIENYSRYLSGREEGEPPPTLFDYLPSDGLLVIDESHVTVSQIGAMFKGDRSRKETLVEFGFRLPSALDNRPLKFDEFEALAPQTIFVSATPGNYELEKSGSDIADQVVRPTGLLDPVIEVRPVTTQVDDLLSEIRLRSVKSERVLVTTLTKRMAEDLTEYLHDHGVKVRYLHSDIDTVERVEIIRDLRLGEFDVLVGINLLREGLDMPEVSLVAILDADKEGFLRSERSLIQTIGRAARNLEGRAILYGNSITKSMKKAMDETNRRRGKQQEHNEKNGIVPQALKKSIKDIMEIGDIAKTRNQRVSKQVPLSKVAEPSQNYQAFTPQQLEKEIIKLEAAMYQHAQDLEFELAAEKRDRIDKLRKQFIVNS, encoded by the coding sequence ATGAGCAAAGAATACAACCTAGTTTCCGATTACAAACCGTCTGGGGATCAACCTACCGCAATAGTAAAGCTATTGGATGGTCTGGAGAATGGGCTTGCACATCAAACATTGTTAGGTGTCACTGGCTCTGGAAAAACGTTTACGTTGGCGAATGTCATCGCACAATCAAAGCGACCAACCATAATCCTTGCGCCTAATAAAACACTTGCCGCGCAGCTTTATGGGGAAATGAAAGCTTTTTTCCCTAATAACGCCGTAGAGTACTTTGTTTCTTATTATGACTACTATCAGCCTGAGGCTTATGTACCAACGACAGATACCTTTATTGAAAAAGATTCTTCAATAAATTCACACATAGAACAAATGAGGCTATCCGCGACCAAAGCACTCCTAGAGCGAAAGGATGCCATAATCATTGCCTCTGTATCTGCGATTTATGGTTTAGGTGACCCCGATTCGTATCTAAAAATGATGCTACATGTAAGACGCGGAGACCATTTAAACCAACGCGATGTTATACGGCGACTAGCCGAACTTCAATACACTCGAAATGACGTATCCTTTGAACGTGGACAGTTTAGGGTTCGAGGTGAAGTGATAGATGTCTTCCCTGCAGAATCCGATCAAGAAGCGGTACGAATAGAGATGTTCGATGAAGAGATAGAATGTATAAGCCTGTTTGACCCGCTAACAGGTGCAATTAACCAGAGAGACTTGCCTAGATTTACTGTCTATCCAAAAACGCACTATGTTACTCCTAGAGAAAAAATACTAGAGTCAATTGAACATATAAAGGTAGAACTAAAGAGTCGAAAGGCCTATTTACTTGAGAATAATAAATTATTAGAAGAGCAACGAATCTCCCAAAGAACGCAGTTTGATTTGGAGATGATGAACGAACTCGGATTCTGTTCAGGTATTGAAAACTACTCTAGATACCTCAGTGGTCGAGAAGAAGGCGAGCCGCCACCGACGCTTTTTGATTATCTACCTAGTGATGGACTGTTGGTTATCGACGAGTCTCACGTGACCGTTTCTCAAATTGGCGCAATGTTTAAAGGGGATCGGTCACGAAAAGAGACCTTGGTTGAGTTTGGCTTTCGTCTTCCTTCAGCGCTAGATAATAGGCCACTTAAGTTTGATGAGTTTGAAGCATTGGCTCCGCAGACCATATTTGTATCCGCGACACCGGGTAATTATGAGCTCGAAAAATCAGGAAGCGATATCGCGGATCAAGTCGTGCGTCCCACTGGGCTTTTAGACCCAGTTATTGAAGTGCGTCCAGTGACAACGCAGGTTGATGATTTATTGTCTGAGATCCGTTTAAGGTCAGTAAAAAGTGAGCGAGTCTTAGTGACGACACTGACGAAGAGAATGGCGGAAGATCTGACAGAATATCTTCATGATCACGGTGTAAAGGTTCGGTACCTGCATTCTGATATCGATACCGTTGAACGGGTGGAAATTATTCGTGATTTGAGATTAGGCGAATTTGATGTTCTGGTAGGAATTAACCTATTAAGAGAAGGGTTGGATATGCCAGAGGTATCTCTTGTCGCCATTCTTGACGCAGACAAGGAAGGATTCTTAAGGTCAGAAAGATCGCTCATTCAGACGATAGGCCGTGCCGCAAGGAACCTAGAAGGAAGAGCCATTTTATATGGTAACTCCATTACCAAATCAATGAAAAAGGCAATGGATGAAACCAACCGTCGTAGGGGGAAACAGCAAGAACACAATGAAAAAAATGGCATCGTACCTCAGGCTTTGAAAAAGAGTATCAAAGACATTATGGAGATCGGCGACATCGCTAAAACCCGTAATCAAAGAGTCTCGAAACAAGTCCCTTTATCGAAAGTTGCTGAGCCATCACAAAATTATCAAGCATTTACACCACAACAATTAGAGAAAGAGATTATCAAATTGGAAGCGGCCATGTACCAACATGCTCAAGATTTGGAATTTGAATTAGCGGCAGAAAAGAGAGATAGAATAGATAAGCTAAGAAAACAGTTTATTGTAAACAGCTAG
- the moaB gene encoding molybdenum cofactor biosynthesis protein B, with translation MGHAVSEFKPANIAVLTVSDTRTEENDTSGQYFVNQLKEAGHHLADKKIVIDDKYKIRAIVSQWIADEGIHVIMITGGTGFTSRDSTPEALVPLFDKQVEGFGELFRQVSYEEIGTSTIQSRAIAGFANHTIVFATPGSTGACRTAWTKIIKQQLDASHRPCNFMPHLSV, from the coding sequence ATGGGACACGCTGTAAGTGAATTTAAGCCAGCAAATATTGCAGTATTAACCGTTTCTGATACTCGTACAGAAGAAAATGACACGTCTGGGCAGTACTTTGTCAATCAACTAAAAGAAGCGGGACACCATCTAGCGGATAAAAAAATTGTCATCGATGACAAATATAAAATCCGCGCGATAGTTTCACAATGGATAGCAGATGAAGGAATTCATGTCATCATGATTACTGGCGGTACGGGATTTACTTCAAGAGACAGTACGCCAGAAGCTCTTGTGCCACTATTTGACAAGCAGGTTGAAGGGTTTGGTGAACTATTTCGCCAGGTTTCTTATGAAGAGATTGGTACCTCAACCATTCAATCACGTGCCATTGCAGGTTTTGCAAATCATACGATCGTATTCGCGACACCTGGTTCAACTGGCGCATGTAGAACGGCGTGGACAAAGATTATCAAGCAACAATTAGATGCGAGTCATCGCCCTTGTAACTTTATGCCTCATTTGTCGGTGTAG
- the luxO gene encoding quorum-sensing sigma-54 dependent transcriptional regulator LuxO: MKKPDLGMTAKYLLMVEDTASVAALYRSFLTPLGIDVEIVGTGKEALESLTIRIPDLILLDLRLPDMTGMDVLHSVKALYPEVPIIFMTAHGSIDTAVDAMRYGAQDFLIKPCEADRLRVTVNNAIRRASKIKGGEGERGASVSSLNNYQGFIGSSHNMLSVYKTIDSAATSKASIFITGESGTGKEVCAEAIHAASRRRDKPFIAINCAAIPKDLIESELFGHVKGAFTGAATERHGAAELADGGTLFLDELCEMDLDLQTKLLRFIQTGTFQKVGSSKMKSIDVRFVCATNRDPWKEVQHGRFREDLYYRLYVIPLHLPPLRDRGEDVVEIAYSLLGYMSLEEEKSFTRFAQDVIDRFISYEWPGNVRQLQNVIRNAVVLNNGKEITLSMLPPPINQMSTKIALINNREGLLQDRFGSNTIGSTHEGLKPLSADDITPLWQVERNVIEQAIQACEGNIPQAANALEVSPSTIYRKKQSWL, translated from the coding sequence ATGAAAAAACCGGATCTTGGTATGACAGCTAAGTATTTGCTTATGGTCGAAGATACCGCTTCAGTTGCGGCTTTATATCGTTCTTTTTTAACGCCTCTCGGTATCGATGTGGAAATTGTTGGTACGGGTAAAGAGGCGCTGGAATCATTGACCATCCGGATTCCGGATCTCATCCTCTTAGATTTGCGCCTTCCCGATATGACAGGTATGGATGTGCTTCACTCAGTAAAAGCATTATACCCAGAAGTCCCTATCATCTTTATGACGGCACACGGTTCGATTGATACTGCCGTAGACGCAATGCGATATGGTGCTCAGGACTTCTTAATCAAACCTTGTGAAGCGGATAGGCTCAGGGTTACGGTAAATAATGCCATACGTCGAGCTAGTAAAATCAAGGGTGGCGAAGGCGAGCGAGGAGCAAGCGTTAGTAGCTTGAATAACTATCAAGGCTTTATCGGTAGTAGTCACAATATGCTTTCGGTATACAAGACGATCGACTCCGCAGCAACAAGCAAAGCGAGTATCTTTATTACTGGTGAAAGCGGCACAGGTAAAGAGGTCTGTGCTGAAGCGATACACGCTGCGAGCCGTCGAAGAGACAAACCATTCATAGCAATTAATTGTGCCGCTATCCCGAAAGACCTAATCGAAAGTGAATTGTTTGGTCACGTTAAGGGCGCTTTCACGGGGGCTGCGACTGAACGACACGGCGCTGCAGAACTTGCTGACGGTGGGACATTGTTTTTGGATGAGCTTTGTGAAATGGATTTGGATCTGCAAACCAAACTATTGCGTTTTATTCAAACCGGTACGTTTCAAAAAGTCGGTTCCTCTAAAATGAAGAGTATTGATGTACGTTTCGTTTGTGCAACCAATAGGGACCCTTGGAAAGAGGTACAGCATGGACGTTTTAGAGAGGACCTTTATTACCGTTTGTATGTTATTCCGTTGCATTTGCCTCCATTAAGAGACCGAGGAGAGGATGTTGTCGAGATAGCCTATTCGCTTTTGGGCTATATGTCATTGGAAGAGGAAAAATCGTTTACTCGTTTTGCGCAAGATGTAATAGATAGATTCATTTCCTATGAATGGCCTGGAAATGTGCGTCAGCTACAAAATGTAATACGCAATGCTGTTGTATTAAATAATGGGAAGGAAATCACATTAAGCATGCTTCCTCCCCCAATTAACCAAATGAGCACAAAAATTGCTTTAATAAACAATAGAGAAGGATTATTGCAAGATAGATTTGGTTCAAACACCATCGGTTCTACCCATGAGGGTCTCAAACCGTTGTCTGCTGATGACATCACGCCTTTGTGGCAGGTTGAGAGAAATGTGATAGAGCAAGCCATCCAAGCCTGCGAGGGGAACATCCCCCAAGCAGCAAATGCATTAGAAGTCAGTCCATCGACTATTTACAGGAAAAAACAGTCATGGTTATAG
- a CDS encoding ABC transporter substrate-binding protein — protein MFKNKITQTLLLGASLTVAATSFTTLAANVPAGTKLAKVQELVRGNGTEVASIDPHKTQGVPESHVIRELLEGLVNQDANGNTIPGVAESWETKDNKTFIFHLRKDAKWSNGDPVTAHDFEYSFKRAVDPATASPYSWYLEMTTMKNSADIIAGKADKETLGVKAIDDYTFQVDLETAVPYFVVMMGHTTVKPVHQATVEKFGDKWTKPENFVGNGAFVVNKWVVNERMEMVPNKFYWDNDKTVLTKVTFLPIENQVADMNRFLAGEIDFTYEIPNEHFKRLKKDHAEELSIKGDLCTYYYIFNTNKAPFDDLRVRKALSYTIDRGIISGALLGQGQKPAYFLTPEITANFDPVTPAYGKLTQKERIAEAKQLLDEAGYGEGNPLSFTLLYNTSENHKKIAAAVQSMWKKSLGVNVMLENQEWKTYLDSKDQGNFEVARAGWCGDYNEATTFLTLMESGNTTGGIHYLSDEYDALIQRALNSTSDEERAKIYLEAEAQLTKDMPIAPIYQYVKARLVNPKLGGYPIGNVEDKIYSKDLYIKE, from the coding sequence ATGTTCAAAAATAAAATCACACAAACCCTTTTACTGGGCGCAAGCTTAACCGTTGCTGCTACCTCTTTTACAACTCTTGCAGCAAATGTTCCTGCAGGTACTAAACTTGCTAAAGTGCAAGAATTAGTGCGCGGTAACGGTACAGAAGTAGCGTCAATTGACCCTCATAAGACGCAAGGTGTACCTGAATCTCACGTAATTCGTGAGCTTTTAGAAGGTCTCGTAAACCAAGACGCTAATGGTAATACTATTCCCGGTGTGGCGGAGTCTTGGGAAACAAAAGATAATAAAACATTTATTTTCCATCTACGTAAAGATGCGAAGTGGTCCAATGGTGACCCAGTAACAGCTCATGACTTTGAGTACAGCTTTAAAAGAGCGGTTGATCCGGCGACAGCCTCGCCATATTCATGGTACTTAGAAATGACGACCATGAAAAATTCAGCCGATATCATTGCAGGAAAAGCGGATAAAGAAACGCTTGGCGTGAAAGCGATTGATGATTATACGTTCCAAGTTGATCTAGAAACAGCAGTTCCATATTTTGTAGTAATGATGGGACATACAACCGTTAAGCCAGTACACCAAGCTACAGTAGAAAAATTTGGTGATAAGTGGACTAAACCAGAAAACTTTGTTGGTAATGGTGCATTTGTTGTTAACAAATGGGTTGTCAATGAACGTATGGAAATGGTGCCTAACAAATTTTATTGGGACAATGACAAAACAGTATTGACCAAGGTAACGTTTTTACCAATTGAAAATCAAGTCGCAGACATGAACCGTTTCTTAGCAGGTGAAATTGATTTCACTTACGAGATTCCGAATGAACACTTTAAACGACTGAAAAAAGACCATGCTGAAGAGCTTTCAATTAAAGGTGACTTGTGTACGTATTACTATATCTTTAATACAAACAAAGCACCATTCGATGACCTTCGCGTACGCAAAGCCCTTTCGTATACTATAGATCGTGGCATCATTAGTGGTGCACTGCTAGGTCAAGGTCAGAAACCAGCTTATTTCTTAACACCAGAAATCACTGCTAATTTCGACCCTGTGACACCAGCATACGGCAAATTGACTCAAAAAGAGCGTATTGCTGAAGCTAAACAACTTCTTGATGAAGCGGGTTACGGCGAAGGAAATCCTCTTTCATTTACTCTATTGTATAACACCTCAGAAAATCATAAAAAGATTGCTGCGGCTGTCCAATCTATGTGGAAAAAGAGCTTAGGCGTTAACGTAATGCTTGAGAACCAAGAATGGAAAACCTACTTAGATAGTAAAGACCAAGGTAACTTTGAAGTGGCTCGCGCAGGTTGGTGTGGAGATTACAACGAAGCGACAACATTCTTGACGTTGATGGAAAGTGGCAATACGACAGGCGGAATTCACTATTTAAGTGATGAGTATGATGCGTTGATTCAAAGAGCACTTAATTCAACTTCTGATGAAGAACGAGCTAAAATCTACTTAGAAGCTGAAGCACAATTGACAAAAGATATGCCTATCGCACCAATCTATCAATACGTGAAAGCTCGTCTAGTTAATCCTAAATTGGGTGGTTATCCAATCGGTAACGTAGAAGACAAAATTTACTCAAAAGATTTATACATCAAAGAGTAA
- a CDS encoding Hpt domain-containing protein — translation MTTYLNSNKIEDLCNEIGQENLPVLLNIFLGELNSYHVSLTENGDNLERLLSDISHALKSSAASFGADDLCRKALHIDAKAKAGEKVSTVENRNSLLDSIEATIRAYGALYQAK, via the coding sequence GTGACGACTTATTTAAACTCCAACAAAATTGAAGACCTGTGTAACGAAATTGGCCAAGAAAATTTGCCTGTATTGTTGAACATATTTTTGGGTGAGTTAAACAGCTATCACGTTTCGCTGACGGAAAATGGTGATAACTTAGAGCGCTTGTTAAGTGACATTAGCCATGCATTAAAAAGTAGTGCCGCCAGTTTCGGTGCTGATGATTTGTGTAGAAAAGCGCTGCATATCGACGCCAAAGCCAAAGCGGGCGAGAAGGTTTCCACTGTCGAAAATCGCAATTCTCTACTGGATAGCATTGAAGCTACTATCCGTGCATATGGGGCCCTATACCAAGCAAAGTGA
- the moaD gene encoding molybdopterin synthase sulfur carrier subunit, with protein MIKVLFFAQTRELLDLDGLDIESNYTTAEELRAYLCEKGDKWSLALAPGKLLVAINQTISPLDSMIKDGDEVAFFPPVTGG; from the coding sequence ATGATCAAAGTACTTTTTTTTGCTCAAACTAGAGAGCTACTAGACCTTGATGGACTCGATATCGAGTCTAACTATACAACCGCTGAAGAGCTGCGCGCTTATTTATGCGAAAAAGGCGATAAGTGGTCTCTAGCTTTGGCTCCGGGGAAACTACTCGTTGCTATCAATCAGACCATCTCCCCGCTTGATAGTATGATAAAAGATGGCGATGAAGTGGCTTTCTTTCCACCCGTCACAGGTGGGTAA
- the yvcK gene encoding uridine diphosphate-N-acetylglucosamine-binding protein YvcK, translating to MKIYKNKKIVAIGGGHGLGRVLAALNKFGNNATGIVTTTDNGGSTGRIRYCQGGIAWGDTRNCINQLITEPSVESMMFEYRFKGSGELNGHNLGNLMLASLDNLSVRPLEAIQLIRNMLKVDVNIIPMSEHPSDLKALSVDGNWVHGETSVDEMETDLLRLDLEPEVPATSEAIAAINHADCIILGPGSFLTSIMPPLLLSELGHAILKNTNATLIYIENLSPEYGPAGRMTLRQKLEWCQRACRGRKIDIVLGDVTHQDLEDEWRCVTVDLASPNRAWRHDRNKLSKAIVEQLK from the coding sequence ATGAAAATATATAAAAACAAAAAAATCGTTGCGATAGGTGGCGGGCATGGCTTGGGACGAGTTCTGGCCGCTTTAAATAAGTTTGGCAACAATGCCACCGGGATTGTTACGACGACCGACAACGGCGGTTCTACTGGTCGCATCCGTTATTGTCAGGGCGGTATTGCTTGGGGTGACACGAGAAACTGCATCAATCAGCTGATTACTGAACCATCTGTTGAATCGATGATGTTTGAGTATAGATTTAAAGGTTCTGGGGAATTAAATGGTCATAATTTGGGCAACCTGATGTTGGCCTCATTAGATAACTTATCCGTCAGGCCTCTGGAGGCAATACAGCTGATACGTAACATGCTGAAAGTCGATGTCAACATTATCCCTATGTCCGAACACCCTTCTGATCTAAAAGCATTATCTGTTGATGGTAATTGGGTTCATGGTGAAACCAGCGTGGACGAGATGGAAACCGACCTTCTCCGACTGGACTTAGAACCAGAAGTACCTGCCACGAGTGAAGCCATTGCGGCCATTAACCATGCCGATTGCATCATACTTGGACCGGGTAGTTTCCTTACTAGCATTATGCCACCTCTGTTACTTTCTGAACTGGGGCATGCCATATTAAAAAACACCAACGCGACATTGATCTATATTGAAAACCTATCACCTGAATATGGTCCTGCCGGACGAATGACTTTACGTCAAAAACTAGAGTGGTGCCAAAGGGCTTGCCGAGGCAGAAAAATAGATATTGTATTAGGTGACGTGACACATCAAGATCTAGAGGACGAGTGGCGTTGCGTCACTGTCGATCTTGCATCGCCGAATAGGGCTTGGCGACACGATAGAAACAAGCTGTCCAAAGCAATTGTCGAGCAACTTAAATAG
- the moaC gene encoding cyclic pyranopterin monophosphate synthase MoaC — protein MEQFTHINASGEANMVDVSAKAETVREARAEAFVHMAPETLNLIVSGSHHKGDVFATARIAGIQAAKRTWDLIPLCHPLLLTKVEVQLEAIEEDSVVRIESLCKLSGKTGVEMEALTAASVAALTIYDMCKAVQKDMVISQVRLLEKSGGKSGHFKAEK, from the coding sequence ATGGAACAGTTTACTCATATTAACGCCTCTGGCGAAGCCAACATGGTTGACGTATCTGCGAAAGCAGAAACAGTAAGAGAAGCAAGAGCGGAAGCCTTTGTTCATATGGCACCAGAAACATTGAACTTGATTGTTTCTGGTAGTCACCATAAAGGTGATGTGTTCGCCACAGCTCGAATTGCTGGAATACAAGCGGCCAAAAGAACATGGGATTTGATTCCACTTTGTCACCCTTTACTGCTGACTAAGGTAGAAGTTCAACTTGAAGCTATTGAAGAAGATAGTGTCGTTCGAATTGAATCTCTGTGTAAACTCTCGGGTAAAACGGGTGTGGAGATGGAAGCACTAACAGCAGCATCGGTTGCGGCATTGACTATCTATGACATGTGCAAGGCCGTACAAAAAGATATGGTGATTAGTCAGGTTAGACTACTTGAAAAAAGTGGTGGAAAATCGGGACACTTTAAGGCGGAAAAATGA